A stretch of Aerococcus urinaehominis DNA encodes these proteins:
- a CDS encoding DNA-directed RNA polymerase subunit alpha: protein MIEIEKPNIETIEISEDSKFGKFVIEPLERGYGTTLGNSLRRILLSSLPGTAVTSIQIDDVLHEYSTVPGVREDVTQIVLNIKQLSLKLYDVEEKQVEIDMVGPAVVTAKDIIADSDFEVMNPDLHICTLEDGAKFHMLMNVSNGRGFVRAEHNKTASMPIGEIPVDSIYTPITKVNYQVENTRIGQINAYDKLTLDIWTDGTIAPDEALSLAAKILTEHLAVFVDLTSETHDVEIMVEKEETQKEKMLEMTIEELDLSVRSYNCLKRAGINTVQELTQKSEQEMMKVRNLGRKSLDEVKGKLDDLDLSLREED from the coding sequence ATGATCGAAATTGAAAAACCAAATATTGAAACGATTGAAATCAGCGAAGATTCTAAGTTTGGGAAATTCGTGATTGAACCATTAGAACGCGGATATGGAACTACCCTTGGGAACTCATTACGTCGTATTTTGTTGTCCTCTTTACCAGGTACAGCTGTGACATCAATTCAAATTGATGATGTTTTACACGAATATTCTACAGTTCCTGGTGTTCGTGAAGACGTGACACAAATTGTTTTGAATATCAAACAACTCTCACTGAAATTGTATGATGTGGAAGAAAAACAAGTTGAAATTGATATGGTTGGCCCTGCAGTAGTAACTGCTAAGGATATTATTGCTGACTCTGATTTTGAAGTAATGAATCCAGACCTACATATCTGTACGCTTGAAGATGGTGCCAAATTCCATATGCTGATGAATGTTAGCAATGGTAGGGGTTTTGTGCGCGCAGAACATAATAAAACTGCCAGCATGCCAATTGGTGAGATTCCAGTTGACTCAATCTATACCCCAATTACCAAGGTAAATTACCAGGTTGAGAATACGCGGATTGGGCAAATCAATGCTTATGATAAGCTCACGCTTGATATCTGGACTGATGGTACAATTGCACCTGACGAAGCATTAAGCTTAGCTGCTAAGATTCTTACTGAACACCTTGCTGTGTTTGTAGACTTAACTTCTGAAACCCATGATGTTGAAATTATGGTTGAAAAAGAAGAAACGCAAAAAGAAAAAATGCTAGAAATGACCATTGAAGAACTGGATCTTTCTGTTCGTTCTTATAACTGCTTGAAGCGGGCTGGTATTAACACTGTCCAAGAGTTAACTCAGAAGTCTGAGCAAGAAATGATGAAAGTACGAAATCTTGGTCGCAAGTCTCTTGATGAAGTTAAAGGTAAGTTAGATGATCTTGACCTGTCACTTCGTGAAGAAGATTAA
- the rpsK gene encoding 30S ribosomal protein S11 produces the protein MAKRPTTSRRRRVKKNVETGVAHIHSTFNNTIVMITDEHGNAIAWSSAGALGFKGSRKSTPYAAQMASETAAKAAMDHGMKTVEVAVKGPGSGRESAIRALQAAGLEVTAIRDVTPIPHNGCRPPKRRRV, from the coding sequence ATGGCTAAACGTCCAACAACATCTCGCCGTCGTCGTGTGAAAAAGAATGTTGAAACTGGTGTTGCACACATCCACTCAACATTTAACAATACCATTGTTATGATTACCGATGAACATGGTAACGCAATTGCTTGGTCATCAGCAGGGGCCTTAGGTTTTAAAGGTTCTCGTAAATCAACACCTTATGCTGCCCAAATGGCTTCAGAAACAGCTGCAAAAGCTGCTATGGATCATGGTATGAAAACAGTTGAAGTTGCAGTTAAAGGACCTGGTTCTGGTCGTGAGTCTGCAATTCGTGCCTTACAAGCTGCTGGTTTAGAAGTAACTGCGATTCGCGATGTTACACCTATTCCACATAATGGTTGTCGTCCACCAAAACGTCGTCGTGTTTAA
- a CDS encoding adenylate kinase, which translates to MNIILMGLPGAGKGTQAAKIKEAYPIPHISTGDMFRQAIADGTELGKRAKTFMDEGNLVPDEVTNGIVRERLAQDDTNKGYMLDGFPRTINQAQALEDITNDLNKPIEVVIFIDVDKDILKERLSGRIICRNCGQTYHLTNNPPKEAGVCDNCGSNDFYQREDDKPEVVENRLKVNEESTKALLEFYDKKGLVKRVPGDIGIDNVFAEIKKILDQI; encoded by the coding sequence ATGAATATTATTTTAATGGGTCTGCCAGGTGCCGGAAAGGGTACCCAAGCAGCTAAGATTAAAGAAGCGTATCCAATTCCACATATTTCTACTGGTGATATGTTTAGACAAGCGATTGCAGATGGTACAGAACTTGGCAAGCGGGCCAAGACCTTCATGGATGAAGGGAATCTAGTGCCTGATGAGGTAACTAACGGTATTGTAAGAGAGCGTTTGGCTCAAGACGATACTAACAAGGGTTACATGCTGGATGGTTTCCCAAGAACCATTAACCAAGCCCAAGCCTTAGAAGATATCACTAACGACCTTAATAAACCGATTGAAGTTGTCATCTTTATTGATGTCGATAAAGATATCTTAAAGGAACGCTTATCTGGTCGGATTATTTGTCGCAACTGTGGTCAGACTTATCATTTAACTAACAACCCACCTAAAGAGGCTGGTGTCTGTGATAACTGCGGTAGCAATGACTTCTACCAACGTGAAGATGATAAGCCTGAAGTTGTCGAAAATCGCTTAAAAGTTAATGAAGAATCAACCAAAGCCTTACTAGAGTTTTACGATAAGAAAGGTCTTGTAAAACGAGTACCTGGAGATATTGGCATTGACAATGTCTTTGCAGAAATCAAAAAGATTCTAGATCAAATATAA
- the truA gene encoding tRNA pseudouridine(38-40) synthase TruA, translating into MRYKITLEYDGTDYVGFQIQPNGPSIQAELERALKLMTKGQEITVYGSGRTDSGVHALGQVIHIDYPAAIEPDSLLRALNSITSQAIRILEVLPVEDIFHARFHAKDKTYLYRVSLDHFMSPFKTRYALHHPYPTDISRIQEALQAIKGKHDFTSFCSTKTDKVNLVRTIYRAEASYQPVENEIHFIFQGDGFLYNMVRILVGTCLQIGDGLKPVDELERLLAVKDRNQAGPTAGAQGLFLQSVGYLSFEQRAAWTQAWLDGKIKDQNQSIRDEK; encoded by the coding sequence TTGCGTTATAAAATTACCCTGGAATATGATGGGACTGATTATGTTGGTTTTCAGATTCAGCCTAATGGCCCTAGTATCCAGGCCGAATTGGAGCGGGCCCTCAAGTTGATGACCAAGGGCCAGGAGATTACTGTTTATGGTTCTGGTAGGACTGATTCTGGTGTCCATGCTCTAGGCCAAGTTATCCATATTGACTATCCCGCTGCTATCGAGCCTGACAGCCTCCTCAGAGCCCTTAATTCAATTACGAGTCAAGCGATAAGAATCCTGGAAGTCCTTCCAGTGGAAGACATCTTTCACGCACGCTTCCACGCTAAGGACAAGACTTACCTCTACCGAGTTAGTTTAGATCATTTTATGTCACCTTTTAAGACCCGTTATGCGCTTCATCACCCTTACCCAACCGATATTAGTCGTATCCAAGAAGCACTGCAAGCGATTAAAGGTAAACATGATTTTACCTCATTCTGTTCAACTAAAACAGACAAGGTTAACTTGGTACGTACCATTTACCGAGCAGAGGCTAGCTACCAGCCAGTTGAAAATGAAATCCACTTTATCTTTCAAGGTGATGGTTTTCTGTATAATATGGTTAGAATTCTGGTTGGCACCTGTTTACAGATTGGTGATGGGTTAAAACCAGTTGATGAATTAGAGCGTCTGTTAGCTGTTAAGGACCGTAACCAAGCTGGGCCAACTGCCGGTGCCCAGGGGCTCTTCCTGCAGTCAGTGGGGTATTTATCCTTTGAACAACGAGCAGCCTGGACCCAGGCCTGGCTAGATGGTAAAATAAAAGACCAAAATCAATCAATAAGGGATGAAAAGTAA
- a CDS encoding energy-coupling factor ABC transporter ATP-binding protein encodes MAEEILTVSNLGFSYDKNQEHPTLNNISFSINSGEWIALIGRNGSGKSTLAKLLIGLLESDQGKIVIDGFELNEETVWEIRRRVGYVFQNPDNQFVGATVENDVAFALENIGMDSQQMRERVTWALEAVGMTGFEKREPASLSGGQKQRVAIAGVNALAPKIIILDESTAMLDPLGRQEVMSVIRDLKEKLNLTIISITHDIDEAALADRVLVLKKGQVQTQAQPEEIFVYGDRLVDMGLDVPFGQSLKDRLQALGIPVPKEYMTVEGMAEWLCASNLIK; translated from the coding sequence ATGGCAGAAGAAATTTTAACAGTTAGTAACTTAGGGTTTTCTTACGATAAAAACCAAGAGCATCCAACGCTTAACAATATCAGCTTCTCCATTAATTCAGGGGAATGGATTGCTTTAATAGGCCGTAATGGCTCCGGTAAATCGACCTTAGCGAAATTACTCATTGGACTGCTTGAATCAGACCAAGGAAAAATTGTTATTGATGGTTTTGAACTGAATGAGGAAACTGTCTGGGAAATCAGGCGCAGAGTGGGCTATGTTTTTCAAAATCCCGACAACCAGTTCGTTGGGGCAACAGTTGAAAATGATGTGGCCTTTGCCTTAGAAAATATTGGTATGGATAGCCAGCAAATGCGTGAACGGGTGACCTGGGCCCTCGAAGCTGTGGGCATGACCGGTTTTGAAAAACGCGAACCAGCTTCTTTATCTGGGGGCCAAAAACAGCGGGTTGCCATCGCAGGGGTGAATGCTCTTGCTCCCAAGATCATTATTTTGGATGAATCTACGGCAATGTTAGATCCCCTTGGTCGTCAAGAAGTGATGTCGGTAATTAGAGACCTAAAAGAGAAGCTCAACTTGACAATTATCTCAATTACCCATGATATTGACGAAGCAGCCTTAGCTGACCGTGTGCTCGTACTTAAAAAAGGTCAGGTGCAAACACAAGCCCAACCTGAAGAAATTTTTGTTTATGGTGACCGCTTGGTTGATATGGGCCTGGATGTTCCCTTTGGTCAAAGTTTAAAGGATCGCTTGCAAGCTTTAGGCATTCCAGTGCCTAAAGAGTATATGACTGTAGAAGGGATGGCAGAGTGGCTATGCGCATCAAATTTAATCAAGTAA
- the rplQ gene encoding 50S ribosomal protein L17, with product MGYRKLGRSSAQRKAMLRDLTTDLIINDRIVTTETRAKEVRKLADKMVTLGKRGDLASRRRALAFVRNEVADVRAEEDKVVVETAVQKLFNEIAPRYEDRQGGYTRILKTEPRRGDNAPMVIIEFV from the coding sequence ATGGGATACCGTAAATTAGGTCGTAGCAGTGCGCAACGTAAAGCAATGTTACGTGATTTAACGACTGATTTAATTATCAATGACCGTATTGTAACTACCGAAACACGTGCGAAAGAAGTGCGTAAGCTTGCTGATAAAATGGTAACTTTAGGTAAACGTGGCGATTTAGCTTCTCGTCGTCGGGCATTAGCATTTGTTCGTAATGAAGTTGCCGATGTACGTGCTGAAGAGGATAAAGTTGTTGTGGAAACTGCAGTTCAAAAATTATTCAACGAAATTGCACCACGCTACGAAGATCGTCAAGGTGGTTATACTCGGATTCTTAAAACAGAACCTCGCCGTGGTGACAATGCACCAATGGTAATTATTGAATTCGTTTAA
- the rpsM gene encoding 30S ribosomal protein S13, with product MARIAGVDIPRNKRVVIALTYIYGIGNTTAKQILKAADVSEDTRVSDLTNDELDRIRKEVDSIKVEGDLRRERNLDIKRLQEIGSYRGIRHRRGLPVRGQNTKNNARTRKGPATAIAGKKK from the coding sequence ATGGCTCGTATCGCAGGTGTCGATATTCCACGTAATAAGCGTGTTGTAATTGCATTAACTTATATCTACGGTATTGGTAACACGACTGCTAAACAAATTTTAAAGGCAGCAGATGTTTCAGAGGATACTCGTGTATCTGATTTAACTAACGATGAGTTAGACCGCATCCGTAAAGAAGTAGATTCAATTAAAGTTGAAGGTGACTTACGTCGGGAACGTAACTTAGATATCAAACGTCTACAAGAAATTGGTAGCTACCGAGGTATCCGCCATCGTCGTGGTTTACCGGTACGTGGACAAAATACTAAAAATAATGCCCGTACTCGTAAAGGACCAGCTACTGCTATTGCTGGTAAGAAGAAATAA
- a CDS encoding energy-coupling factor transporter ATPase, which yields MRIKFNQVSYTYAQGTPFAYQALKDVTFEIPDGSYTAIIGHTGSGKSTITQHLNGLLIPSQGRVEIGDQVLTNQSQVKDGKQIRSQVGIVFQFPESQLFEETVLKDVMFAPLNFGKSTEEAEDLAIKALDMVGLSADFYDRSPFDLSGGQMRRVAIAGILAMQPKVLVLDEPTAGLDPKGRRDMMTMFADLHVQAGITLVLVTHQMNDVADYANHVIVMDHGQCVKSGEMREVFADPEWLTSLQLGLPDSLSFYQSLQACRGGKLTWDQPPLTIDDLLAEISKNYQAQGGNQHD from the coding sequence ATGCGCATCAAATTTAATCAAGTAAGTTATACTTATGCCCAAGGCACACCTTTTGCTTATCAGGCCCTGAAGGATGTTACTTTTGAGATTCCTGATGGCTCTTATACGGCGATTATTGGTCATACGGGTTCAGGTAAATCTACTATTACCCAACATTTGAATGGTTTACTCATTCCCAGTCAAGGCCGGGTTGAAATTGGTGACCAAGTCTTAACAAACCAAAGCCAGGTCAAAGATGGCAAACAGATTCGGTCTCAGGTTGGTATCGTTTTTCAATTCCCCGAATCGCAATTATTTGAGGAAACTGTTCTTAAAGATGTGATGTTTGCTCCTTTAAATTTCGGTAAGTCTACTGAAGAGGCTGAGGATTTAGCTATTAAAGCGCTAGACATGGTAGGTTTATCTGCGGACTTTTATGATCGGTCGCCTTTTGATTTGTCAGGCGGACAAATGCGTCGGGTAGCTATTGCGGGTATTTTAGCTATGCAACCCAAGGTTTTGGTGCTTGATGAACCAACCGCTGGCCTAGATCCAAAGGGGCGTCGAGATATGATGACTATGTTTGCGGACTTGCATGTTCAAGCAGGCATAACCCTAGTACTAGTGACCCACCAAATGAATGATGTCGCTGATTATGCCAACCATGTGATTGTTATGGACCACGGCCAGTGTGTCAAGTCAGGTGAGATGCGGGAGGTATTTGCTGATCCTGAATGGCTAACCAGCTTACAATTAGGTTTACCTGATAGTTTGTCTTTTTACCAAAGCCTACAAGCCTGTCGCGGCGGTAAGTTAACTTGGGACCAGCCTCCTCTAACCATTGATGATTTGCTGGCGGAGATTAGCAAGAATTACCAAGCACAAGGAGGAAACCAGCATGACTAA
- the infA gene encoding translation initiation factor IF-1, protein MAKEDMIEVEGEVTESLPNAMFKVQLENGFEILAHVSGKIRVNYIRILPGDRVKVEMSPYDLTRGRITYRFK, encoded by the coding sequence GTGGCTAAAGAAGATATGATTGAAGTTGAAGGCGAAGTTACTGAATCGTTACCCAATGCTATGTTTAAAGTTCAATTAGAAAATGGTTTTGAAATTTTGGCTCATGTGTCAGGCAAAATCCGGGTTAATTATATCCGAATCTTACCTGGGGACCGAGTAAAAGTAGAAATGTCTCCATATGACTTAACGCGAGGTCGGATTACTTACCGCTTCAAGTAG
- the rpmJ gene encoding 50S ribosomal protein L36 has translation MKVRASVKPICENCKVIRRNGRVMVICSNPKHKQRQG, from the coding sequence ATGAAAGTTAGAGCATCAGTTAAACCAATTTGTGAAAACTGCAAAGTTATTCGTCGTAACGGCAGAGTTATGGTGATTTGCAGCAATCCAAAACATAAACAACGTCAAGGATAA
- a CDS encoding energy-coupling factor transporter transmembrane component T family protein, translating into MTNMLLGRYIPGDSLIHRLDPRFKLLAMLGLMILVFFLTKISSYLMLLAFCLLLISLSQIPLTIFIKGLRPMLMLILFTVILQLIFSQGDQVIFQLGFLKLTWEGVNNAVYIFLRFVIIIFISTLLTLSTQPLALTDGMESLMAAFRRGLPVHEIALMFSIALRFIPTLSDETQKIMNAQRSRGVEFSEGHLIERIKKIIPILIPLFISAFNRAFELATAMEARGYQGGEGRSKLNELDWQIRDTWASIIVLLVILVCLAYDKLV; encoded by the coding sequence ATGACTAATATGTTATTAGGTCGCTATATTCCTGGCGATTCGCTCATTCATCGCCTCGACCCGCGCTTTAAGCTATTGGCAATGTTAGGTTTAATGATTTTAGTTTTTTTCTTAACTAAAATTTCGTCATACCTTATGTTGCTGGCCTTCTGCTTGCTACTAATCTCTTTGTCGCAAATCCCTTTGACTATCTTTATTAAAGGACTAAGACCTATGTTGATGCTTATCTTATTTACGGTCATACTTCAGTTAATATTTTCTCAAGGTGACCAGGTGATTTTTCAACTGGGCTTCTTAAAATTAACTTGGGAAGGTGTAAACAATGCTGTTTATATCTTTTTACGTTTTGTGATTATTATTTTTATCTCGACTTTATTAACCTTGTCAACCCAGCCCTTGGCTCTAACAGATGGTATGGAAAGTCTAATGGCAGCTTTTAGAAGGGGATTACCGGTTCATGAAATTGCCTTAATGTTCTCGATTGCCCTGCGTTTTATTCCTACTCTAAGTGATGAGACACAAAAAATTATGAATGCCCAACGCTCGCGTGGGGTGGAATTTAGCGAGGGCCATTTAATTGAGCGGATCAAGAAAATTATTCCTATCTTAATTCCCCTGTTTATTTCAGCCTTTAACCGTGCCTTTGAGTTGGCAACAGCTATGGAAGCGCGTGGTTATCAGGGGGGCGAAGGTCGAAGCAAGCTAAATGAGCTCGACTGGCAAATACGGGATACATGGGCTAGTATCATAGTCCTTTTAGTAATCTTAGTCTGTCTAGCCTACGATAAATTAGTTTAG